The DNA segment CTTCACCTCCATCAGTCCTCCTACTCCACTTCCTCCTGTCTCTGCCGGACTGCTCAACCTGTGATCTCACGTCTCTAGCAGACCTGGATGTACTGGAGGGTTGCGACGCTTCTGATAAAGATGTATTCCTTGATGTGCTGCTTTCTTCATCCTTATCATATGCCTGAATCTTTTTCTCTTCACTGGAAAGGCAGTCTACAAGCTTTACAGCACTTCTAGGTTCTGAATTATTAGAACTTTTGCCAACTTCACATAGAGGCTCCTGGACACATGCCTGATCTACTCACTAGACCAGTTTTTGATCTTTTGTTGGTGGTTATTGTTTTGGTTGGCTGTGCTTTACCTTTCTGTCTGGTTATTGTGGTGGTCCTACATTTCCCCACTGGTGAGGAACTAACATCTTTGACCTTCATCATTGGGATTCTAGATTTAGGGTTCACATCTGGGAATGGATCTAATCGACTGGTGGCTACTAGTCTAATCTTATGAATTAGTCTCAAAGATGTTAGATCTTTTTTACACCCCAGTGGTGGATGAGGTGCTCTCACTGGCAACCTAGACTTCGGTGGCTTTCTTGTAATGTCTTTGCATTTGGAGATTACATCATTATTCTCTGTACTGCCATCCCTAAAAGTACCAGTGTCCTTTCTGACTGAATCTTCACATGGGTTTATTACTTGATCTGAGCAAAGATCAGACATTAACAGCTGTTTGGCTTGTATGCCACTTTGTAGCAAGCAATGTGTTTCAGCATTTAAGGCCTCAAAATTATCGTTATTACTGTGGTTTCTGGAATTATTGGAAGTTTTCTGGAGGTATGTTTTTGGCTCTGTCCTCGATGAGTCTGTCCTTTGATTGTATTTGCTTGTTCTATAGGTTTCTGGTCCTACTTGATGTTCAGTCTCTGGTGTTTGACTTTGAGAACTATCCGAGTCTACACAAACAAAACCTCTCCTCTCAATGTTGGAAGATTTGAGTCCTATTTTAAAAGAAGTACATAAAGAACTGACTTCTGAATAGGGGGGAGGCTCCATGTCATGAGATGTGTCAGAGTAGTCAGTGCATATCTGAATGATATTGTATGATATAACTGTGTTGTCCTCCATCTTAACTTGTGCTCTCTCAACTATCTGTGGATTTGAGGTGACTACATTTGGTTTTCTGACCCCATCCCTTATCCTCCCTCCAAATGTATGCTCACCGATCTGAAAAAATTGCAGCCTCTCTTCAACAAAATCCCGCTTGCTCATGTCAATCGCACCACTGCGGGTCATCTCAAACATCTTCCCTTCGTGGAAGGGGAAAGGGTTTGGCTCGCTAGTTGGTGTGCTTTCATCAGTTGGGGTTCTTGCAGGAGTTGTGTCAGGGGTTGTTGCTGTAGACTTGTCATCTACTGCTAGCCCAAACGGCTTGGGCTCATCATCTTTAATTCTAGCGTCCACTACTTCATCTTCTCCTCCCTTGCTTGACCAAGGATCAAAGCCTTTTGTTGCAACAGTTTTAAAAGGAGTATTAAACTCCTCATCTAGCTTGTAACTAAAGTAAGTGTCTGACAATCTTTGATCAGATTGTTTTCCATCCTTTTCATTGTCCTTTCCATACTTTTGGTTTGAGGAATCAGTCTTAGCTTTGGTCTTTTTACAATCCTCAGTTGGCAATTCTTCATGAATTACTTCAAGTTTACTTTGGCAACGGTCACTTGGTCTAGACATATTATCTGATGCCCAAAGATCCTTTCTGTTTTCATTGGGAAATCCAAATGGTTTGGCAGTAGGTTCACTTAAGCCGTCATCCTCATCTTGAAGTTCATATCCATCCAGAGAGTCAATCTCAGTGGCATCAGTGTCATGAGAGAACTCTGCAGTTGTCGCTAATGAGCAATCTGTGATGGACTGATCATTGCCATTTTGTTCATAATCAAAATCATCTGCTTTTCCATTACCATTTGGCTCTGGTTCTTTATCATTCTCATTCTTGTCATGTTTTTTTGATGGGCTTTTCTTCAAATCTTTGTCCTCAtcaatcttaaaagtatatttcttTATTGGAATAGGTTTAAAGACAGATTCCTCCTCACTTGAATCGCTATCATTAGCTCCTGGGGGCACAGGAGATGGAGGCTGGACTCTTATTATAGGTTCGGTAAGAAGATGTTTATCATGCTCCTCTTGGAGATTTACTTCCTTCAATTCAGTCTCAGCCTCTGAGGAAGGAGTCAACCCTTTTTTCTCAGGCTGTGAAGAATCAGAATCCAAGGGAGGTGGAGGAGGGAACTCTATATATGCAACTCTTTTGTCTTTTGTCTCCTGGACAGTTTTGTGTTCACCATTGGCCTCATTTTCCGGTACAGATTCTTTCAAAAGAATAGCTTTATCTTGTTCACTATCTTCTGACTCCTCTGAAACCTCAGCTATTGGGCTTGCAATACCTggcataaatgcaataaatggaTCAGGGGTTCTTGAGGTGAGATCATAGCTGACCTCTTCTGAGCTTGGTGTCTCTGGAGTCATAGGACTTTTGCCAGAGCTCTCGATAAAAGAGAGCTGTTCTAAAGTGTCATCATCTGGGCTGCCTTGAGGAGATGCAGGCTGTTTCTGTTTAACTGCAAAAATTGTTCGACTTTCTGAGCTAGCCATCTTTTTTAATGTCCCATTGGTTCCTCCTCCTCCCATATCTTTGTCAGACTGTTTCCCCACTTGAACACTTACATAGACTGGTAAAGTTTTAAGCCCTTTGAAACTTTCTATTGTTGTAACAGTGGATATTTTTTCGACTGAACTAGTGTCACTTAGACCACTTGTTGTTCTACTTTCAGCAGAGACTTCTTCAGAGTTCTTTGTTGCACCTTCCTCTCTCTGTAACTCTAAACGCCCATGAACCCTTGGTTTGGTCAAGGTAGGAATGTGCGATGGGCTTTTTTCAGATAATTTAGTTAATGTGTCTTGATTTGCCTTCTTTGACTGATTATTGTCTGGGGGACCAGGTGATGTTCTCACAGGAATGTGAGATTCTGTCTTTTTCTTAAGGGTCTTTATCTGAAAGTCATTCCTAGTGATATTATCCTTAGATGAGGAAGCTGTTTTAACTGTGTcatttttaatgtcacttttaaaaTACTGCTGCTCTTTGATATCATTAATTGCACTATGCCTGTCTGCAATATTTCCATCTTTCAAATTTTGAGAGCTCACTTGCGTTTTATCAAACTCTTGatctttcattttctcaaaaagTGAGGCTCTTTTTACAACAATATCTGATGTGCTAGATTTTTCAGGTAAACATTTTTCACCcagttgctttgaaacaatagtACTACTGGTACTGTGAGGGGTTAGTTTACTTTTATCAGTTTCTGTTAGTTTTCTAGAAGGTGGGAGTGCTTCATCTGTGGAATCGGCTTTGGAGGGTTTTGAACCAGCAAAAATCTGATATACTGGTAATTTACTTTCTGGTAGTTTTTTAACTGGTTGTTTTGACTGTGTTAGAGGCACATTATGATCCTGTTTCTGTTcttttatttcaaacttttgtCGAACAGAACTCACTCTAGAAGTCTTAACTGGCACTGGGGGGCCTGCATTACCTGTCTTTGCCTGCTTAGGATCTTGGTGTTGTTTTGGCTTGTCCTCACAGAACTGTGACAACACATGCCTCTCAGGACTGTTTGGCATACTTGCACTTTTCCTTTCATTTGTACAGCCAAACATCTTCTGTCTGCCTTTGTCCCATTCCTCAGCTGCACTCTTTTGCTTTTTCTCAGGGCTGCTGCACGTTGAGCTTGGCCCTGACCACTTCTCTCGTGATAATCTTGTTGATTTCTTTTTCTCAGGGGACTTGAGCTCATCATTTAACTGTTCAGTTTTGTCCCTAAAAAACTGGGAAACCTCACTCAGTTTCTCCTCTGCCTCTTTAATGGTCCGATCTACTCTATCTTCATATATGAGTTTCTCTCTATTCCTGTCCTGCCTATCCTGGGTGAATCTCATCCAGACTGCATGTTTAGGGCTACCGGGTTCTGTGGTATAATGTAATACTGTAACTTTGTCATATTGCTCATCTTGTGGGGGATATTTACCTGATTTGtctgatgcattccttgctgactTTAATTTGGACTCCTTCCTGGGGCCAGCTACTGTTTCTCCATATACGCCTTCTGCCCCTTGTAACTCAGTGACTATGCTATGTGCCTGGTCTGCCACTGAGTCCTCAGTATCAGAATGTGATATGTCTAATTTTTCTGAGAGCAACATTTTCTCAGCAAACCTGTATGACTCCCCTCTCAACTCTGATAGCTCATCATCATGATACTCAATTGAATGCTGGCTTAGAAGTTTAAAAGCTTTATATGACTCATCTGCAGTAAGCTGAGATGAACTGGGATGAGACTCTTCCTCTTGAGGAACAGGGGCATTGACTCGGGATGTGTTTAAGAAGAATGGCACTGATTCCTCAGCTGTAAGTTCCTCCTCATCTTGAAGAACCTCATAATCACCATCAACCCTTTCAACAAGTTCCTTGAGACCTCGGTCACTCTTGCAAATAAACTCTGGATGCCTTTTAGTCTCTCTTATTATAACTTCCGTTGGGTCAATTGTGTTGCCCTTTTCTATGTGCACCTCAATAATTCTTTCAACTTGGGTTTTTTTGTCCTTTTCGAGGAACCGTGGGGACAATTCATCTCCTTTGATGGCATCTTGGCTAGCTTTGTGCTCAAATAAATTGGCTAATTCTTTGGAAGGGTCTCTTCCAGACTGAAAAGCTTTCATTATCTCTTGGACTGACATTGTTTCTTCAATCTTGTCAGAGCCAGCATCTTTCAGTTGAGGTTTGTGGTAGACCATTCGCGTTGTAGTGGTGATATGAGTTTTTTCTTTGACGCATGCCAGTTCCTCAGAGCTGACTTTCATCTGCAAGGCCTTTACCTTATTTTTGATCGAGCTAACTGCTGGCTCAGGCTCAACTGGAGGCTTCAAAGCTGCTGCCTCATCCATTACTGGCTCACAGACCTCATCAGGATGTTCATAGCTCCTGATAACATGAACAACCTCAGTTCTTGTTTCTGTTATGACAGGGGGAATAGGCACATCTGTAAAGGGGGGGTTTGGCCCTGTGCTCTCTGCACTTTGAGGAGCTGATGGGGTCTTTTCACTTCTGGTTTCAAAACCACTATCTGAGAGGGGACTCTTATCTTGTTCATGGGAAAAGTCATCAGGAGATTCCAGGATAGCATCTGTGCCACAATAGGAGTCTGCTAATTTACTCAAGTCTTTCTCTGAGGTAGAGGTCCGCATACCTGTGGGTGGCATTTTGAGCTTGTGCTCTGGTTTCATGGTACGCTTCTGTTTTTCCTCCCCTTCCTTCTTTATTTCATCATATCTGCTCTTTACATCAGCTATTTTTGAAAGGGAACTGGCACCAAGATCATTCGTTAAGTAATCCACCACTTTAGCTAAATTGAGATCTTTGTCCTGCACTGACTGTGGTCCAAAGGGAAAGGTTGGTTCAAATGTTGGCATGGATCGCAGGGCACTTTGTCGTGCCTCCTCAATTTCATCTTTGGAGAACTCTTCCCATTCATCATCTGAGGCCCTGTCTTTACTTGAGCTTTTGGCCTCACTCAGGACATCTTTTGTGAGAATTTCACTAACTTTGACAAGGTCGCCTTTAACTTTCTCAACCAAACCGAAAGGCTCTTCATCCTCCATTTTGGACTCTTTAGAAACATGTGTGTGGAAACCTTTGGCTGCGGTCGAGGAGTCAGTTTGTAAGATTGCAGTCATTCTTATCAGATCTTCCTTCATATCTGCCACATCCTTAAGAATCTCTTGACTGGATGTCAATGTGGGTGCGGCAGCTGCTTTGAGGACTGTTGGGGAAATAAAAAGTGAGGGCTTTGAGGGTTTAATTCGTGATGTAGAGGACTGTGTTTGGGTGTGTGGCTGAGGTGTGATTGTTATTTTTTCTGGGAGTTTCTTCCCCTGTGGTTCAGGAACCACATTGACCACGGAGAATACTGGAACAGACATGGGACTAGACGATACTGATGTGGTGATAGTGGCTGGTGATCTAAGGGTATCATGAACAGAGCTTGATAAATTTGATCTTAAAGGTGAAGATACAGATTTTAGCGCACTATAGCTTGACATTGAGCCAGCAGTAAGTGATTTCTCAGCCTCACTGAAGGCCGCACCAACACTGGCTGTAGCTGCTTGTGTTGTGGCCTGTATCCGTTCATGTAAGCTGTAAGCCCCTCCTGTAAACAGACGGGAAGATGCAGAGGAGGATGAGGGGTATTTCACTGGAGAAATGGATCCGTTTAACAGGAATGTTTCAGTACTGGATACTGTAGGCTTAGTTGATGAAGAAAGCGATGACAGAATTGTACCCCTAGCTGTATCTGTGGTCGTTTTAATAGAGGACAAGCTTGTAATGTTTCGAATTGGAGAGGACACTGCTATACTTGTGGGGGCCAGGGTGGATTTGAATGATAAAGACgtgtatgtatttgttgttgACTTTATAGAATCAGCTTGGGTCACTGTGGAGAAAGTTCTGTCCAGCATGGATCCAGGTGATGAAGTCAAGTTAGCTCTTGAGGACAATGAAGCAGCGAGCCCCTTAATGGACACCGGATCTGTGCCAATTTTACCCGGCGAAGATACGAGACTGGAGGAAATTTGAACTTGGTTTTGGGGTTGTTGAACCACAGTCTTTATTGGAGATGACATAGATCTGTATGATCTAATGGGTGATGTTATATCGCTAACTGATTTTGCAGGAGAAGCATTTGAGGTTCCTAGGGTCGACTTAATTGGAGACACAGAGGAAATGGACCACACAGACTTTAGTGGCGAAGCAGACGGCGTGTTGGAAGATGAACTGGAGATGGAACCCAGTCCACATTTTGTTTGCCCAGGGATGGTAATAGGAGCAGTCGACCATGCCTGGTAAGATCTTGTTGAAAAGACAGGTTTGTGAGCGTAACCAGCAGGCAGTGTTCTTGTTGTACTTCGTTCGACTGTTTCTTTAAACAGACAAATGAAAATCCAACATAAAGTCAACAAAAAATGGTGGAGAAACAGAGAGACCAGAAGGAAAAAATTGGTCAGTGGTGATTGTCTTATAAGGAGTAGAGCAGCAGTTTTATGATGTGAAATGGAATTGAAGATGAGGATGGTGCCAAAATAAAGATAATCCAAAGAGATTCATGGCCCACTAAGGgttcacaaaacaaaaattaacaaaGTGCACACACGCAAAAGTATGATAAAAAGGATGAACCACAAAACGTAAAATGGCAAGACAAATACACAGGACCAGAGAAAACCAATATCACTTTTGACTTTTGATGTGCTAAATTTTCCTGTGACTGACTACCTTCATTGCTACAGTGCCTTTTATCTGTTTggtttagagagagagaaaataaaaccagACCCTTCTCcaatttgtgtatttttacaaaaacagaaGACTCCAAAACAAAAAGCATCCTTGTTCCTATGCTACAGCAAAGCACTTTATGACAAATGCAGGATATATAGCTACAATTTAAAGTTCAAAATATCACTCCCATCATGCAGATCTGAGTAACTTTAGTGACAGGCAATTCAGTGCAAACTGTGAAAGTACCCGAGAGAATCTACCTGTGAGTCTTCATGCATTTccatcaaaaatgcattaaataattatGCACAATCACAAAGCCAAAAGGAGCCAGACTGGTTGTAAACAGGAATTAAACAAAGGAAATTATTTTCTACTTTGATGCCATAGTGCATAAAGTTTGCATTAATAAGTCACTCAAAGTAAAATGTTatgaatgttacaaaatattcttGCTAGTGTgggtaaaaatgaaaaaaaaaaaaatagggtaaacAATATCCCATAAGCACAGGGCAAGCAcggcacaccaactgaaataccAAATTTCACATGCAAACtaaactttaaaaaacaaaaacagaaaacaagcaTGTGGACTCTGTTCATGTATGGTAAAAATGTGCAGATAAAACAATGTTAATATATCATAGATGGTCACAGCAAGTCACATGTTAGCTTTAATCACTCGCAAGAATTTGATTCTCAATATAAGTTGAtacattagtaaaaaaaacatCACACTCACTCGTTCCAGGCTCGGTCAGATAGCTGTAGCGCTTACGTAAGGCTAGAGATGCAAAGGTATGACGTCGTTCTGGCTTTTCACTCTGTAACAACAACAGAAAGAATCCTATAAGTTCTCCCATTATAAAACCCTGCTTAAAGTTCAGCTATCTCCATTATTGTTCTTTTCCTTCTGAAAAAGCATTATGACTATAATGAAGGAACACTGATTTGGAaggtttttataattttctttataTTACTGTACTCTTTAAATTGGGTTGGCCTATATAGTCTCTATTCACATCAAAGGAAATGAATGTTACATTGATTTCCTTTAATtcttttaaaggaactattattGACTGGGTCAGTGAGATCATAGGTTCCTGTGACCAGTACTTTGTTATGCAATAtaaacttaatattttttgtcctataaattagattttaatatgctttgatatGATCCACTTAAGTTTGACAGTCTAGGCAACAGACCTTGGTGCATGGATAAGTAAAAAAATCAGCTTGCAGAAAGTTGCAGCAGCATgcagtatatgtatgtgtacccAAATTAAAGCTGTCTTAAAAGAACATATAACCCAGAGCTAAAGCAACTAGCACGCCACATGAAAATGAGGGGAGAGCACTATTACCTCTTCCTCAGGATCTGAATCCACATCCTTTTGGTTCCCAAGATGCATTGCAGAAACCGAGGGGATAACGCAATGAAGAGGAGGGCGAAAGAAACATCAGGATATGAAAAAGGCGACTGAGAGCACACTAAGTGAAAGTTACCGCAAAGCCACAGTGAAGGAATATTAAGGagttaaaaataaaggaaaaataaagCACAGAGCCACAACCACAGAAGCTGCTGAAATAAGCACAAGCCTGTGCACCTTCAGCCAAAGCAAGATCCAAATCAAAAGTGTGATTGGGTCAGCCACAACAACAACTTGAAAGAAGCTTGAAACAGATAAAAGACACACTCAGGCAGTTTGAGCCAAGTTTGACCCTTCATGACTAGGAACACTGCTCTATCTTTCCTGAGTATGAAGATGGCATGATATGACGCAGATGATCATAGTTCACCCTTACCTTCTTGAGTCCTGGCAATGTGATGTTTAAATTACAGATAGCAG comes from the Carassius carassius chromosome 39, fCarCar2.1, whole genome shotgun sequence genome and includes:
- the LOC132121271 gene encoding ankyrin-3-like isoform X3 codes for the protein MAHAASQIKKRADLELTAAEEEREKEKKKKPSKRSREPKKKTDSNASYLRAARAGNLEKALDYIKSGVDINICNQNGLNALHLAAKEGHVEVVAELIKLGATVDAATKKGNSALHIASLAGQADVVKVLVNNGAIINAQSQNGFTPLYMAAQENHLDVIKFLLDNGSSQSIATEDGFTPLAVALQQGHDQVVSLLLENDTKGKVRLPALHIAARKDDTKAAALLLQNDNNADVESKMMVNRTTESGFTPLHIAAHYGNINVATLLLNRGAAVDFKARNDITPLHVASKRGNANMVRLLLERGARIDARTKDGLTPLHCGARSGHEQVVELLLDRGAPILSKTKNGLSPLHMATQGDHLNCVQLLLHHEVPVDDVTNDYLTALHVAAHCGHYKVANVLVDKKANPNAKALNGFTPLHIACKKNRIKVMELLLKHGASIQAVTESGLTPIHVAAFMGHENIVTQLTNHGASSNTMNVRGETALHMAARAGQANVVKFLVANGADVDAKAKDDHTPLHISSRLGKPDIVQQLLKHAASPDATTTSGYTPLHLAAREGHKDVASILLDNGASLGITTKKGFTPLHVAAKYGKIEVANLLLQKQAPPDAAGKSGLTPLHVAAHYDNQKVALLLLDQGASPHAAAKNGYTPLHIAAKKNQMEIATTLLEYGADTNATTRQGISPLHLAAQEGNVDMVTLLLARETEINLGNKSGLTPLHLAAQEDKVNVSEVLINHGATVDPETKMGYTPLHVSCHYGNIKMVHFLLENQAKVNAKTKNGYTPLHQAAQQGHTHIINLLLQHGASPNELTVNGNTALAIAKRLGYISVVDTLKVVTEETHTTVTVMEKHKMNVPETMNEFLDMSDDEGEDAMTGDTDKYLGPQDLRELGDDSLPQEGYVGFSVGARTASLRSFSSDRSNTLNRSSFTRDSMMIEEILAPNKDTGVCREIPNLVETHYKHLALSKDYNVDSMRRYSWTPDTLDNVNLVSSPIHSGLSPSLLQYDIRFLVSFMVDARGGSMRGSRHNGMRIIIPPRKCTAPTRITCRLVKRHKLASLPPMVEGEGLASRLVEVGPAGAQFLGPVIVEIPHFGSMRGEERELIMLRSENGETWKEHHYDCKYEDLYELLNGMDEELESTADLEKKRICRIITKDFPQYFAVVSRIKQESNQMGPEGGVLSSMTVPLVQASFPEGALTKKIRVGLQSQPVPDETVKKLIGNRATFSPIVTVEPRRRKFHKPITMTIPMPPLSGDGVVNGYKGDPTPSLRLLCSITGGTSPAQWEDITGTTPLTFLKDCVSFTTNVSARFWLADCHQIPEAVGLATQLYRELICVPYMAKFVVFAKMNDPVESSLRCFCMTDDKVDKTLEQQENFEEVARSKDIEVLEGKPIYVDCYGNLAPLTKSGQHLVFNFYAFKENRLPFCVKVRDSNQDPCGRVSFLTEPKTSKGLVQTAICNLNITLPGLKKDVDSDPEEESEKPERRHTFASLALRKRYSYLTEPGTKTVERSTTRTLPAGYAHKPVFSTRSYQAWSTAPITIPGQTKCGLGSISSSSSNTPSASPLKSVWSISSVSPIKSTLGTSNASPAKSVSDITSPIRSYRSMSSPIKTVVQQPQNQVQISSSLVSSPGKIGTDPVSIKGLAASLSSRANLTSSPGSMLDRTFSTVTQADSIKSTTNTYTSLSFKSTLAPTSIAVSSPIRNITSLSSIKTTTDTARGTILSSLSSSTKPTVSSTETFLLNGSISPVKYPSSSSASSRLFTGGAYSLHERIQATTQAATASVGAAFSEAEKSLTAGSMSSYSALKSVSSPLRSNLSSSVHDTLRSPATITTSVSSSPMSVPVFSVVNVVPEPQGKKLPEKITITPQPHTQTQSSTSRIKPSKPSLFISPTVLKAAAAPTLTSSQEILKDVADMKEDLIRMTAILQTDSSTAAKGFHTHVSKESKMEDEEPFGLVEKVKGDLVKVSEILTKDVLSEAKSSSKDRASDDEWEEFSKDEIEEARQSALRSMPTFEPTFPFGPQSVQDKDLNLAKVVDYLTNDLGASSLSKIADVKSRYDEIKKEGEEKQKRTMKPEHKLKMPPTGMRTSTSEKDLSKLADSYCGTDAILESPDDFSHEQDKSPLSDSGFETRSEKTPSAPQSAESTGPNPPFTDVPIPPVITETRTEVVHVIRSYEHPDEVCEPVMDEAAALKPPVEPEPAVSSIKNKVKALQMKVSSEELACVKEKTHITTTTRMVYHKPQLKDAGSDKIEETMSVQEIMKAFQSGRDPSKELANLFEHKASQDAIKGDELSPRFLEKDKKTQVERIIEVHIEKGNTIDPTEVIIRETKRHPEFICKSDRGLKELVERVDGDYEVLQDEEELTAEESVPFFLNTSRVNAPVPQEEESHPSSSQLTADESYKAFKLLSQHSIEYHDDELSELRGESYRFAEKMLLSEKLDISHSDTEDSVADQAHSIVTELQGAEGVYGETVAGPRKESKLKSARNASDKSGKYPPQDEQYDKVTVLHYTTEPGSPKHAVWMRFTQDRQDRNREKLIYEDRVDRTIKEAEEKLSEVSQFFRDKTEQLNDELKSPEKKKSTRLSREKWSGPSSTCSSPEKKQKSAAEEWDKGRQKMFGCTNERKSASMPNSPERHVLSQFCEDKPKQHQDPKQAKTGNAGPPVPVKTSRVSSVRQKFEIKEQKQDHNVPLTQSKQPVKKLPESKLPVYQIFAGSKPSKADSTDEALPPSRKLTETDKSKLTPHSTSSTIVSKQLGEKCLPEKSSTSDIVVKRASLFEKMKDQEFDKTQVSSQNLKDGNIADRHSAINDIKEQQYFKSDIKNDTVKTASSSKDNITRNDFQIKTLKKKTESHIPVRTSPGPPDNNQSKKANQDTLTKLSEKSPSHIPTLTKPRVHGRLELQREEGATKNSEEVSAESRTTSGLSDTSSVEKISTVTTIESFKGLKTLPVYVSVQVGKQSDKDMGGGGTNGTLKKMASSESRTIFAVKQKQPASPQGSPDDDTLEQLSFIESSGKSPMTPETPSSEEVSYDLTSRTPDPFIAFMPGIASPIAEVSEESEDSEQDKAILLKESVPENEANGEHKTVQETKDKRVAYIEFPPPPPLDSDSSQPEKKGLTPSSEAETELKEVNLQEEHDKHLLTEPIIRVQPPSPVPPGANDSDSSEEESVFKPIPIKKYTFKIDEDKDLKKSPSKKHDKNENDKEPEPNGNGKADDFDYEQNGNDQSITDCSLATTAEFSHDTDATEIDSLDGYELQDEDDGLSEPTAKPFGFPNENRKDLWASDNMSRPSDRCQSKLEVIHEELPTEDCKKTKAKTDSSNQKYGKDNEKDGKQSDQRLSDTYFSYKLDEEFNTPFKTVATKGFDPWSSKGGEDEVVDARIKDDEPKPFGLAVDDKSTATTPDTTPARTPTDESTPTSEPNPFPFHEGKMFEMTRSGAIDMSKRDFVEERLQFFQIGPQSPCERTDVRMAIVADHLGLSWTELAREMEFSVDEINQIRVENPNSLTAQSFMLLKKWVSRDGKNATTDALTAVLTKINRLDIVTLLEGPIFDYGNISGTRCFADDSAVSQEQADGYHSIELELKSPSELAYEPPTPLHQDDFFGEDSRLNFPFSAPVRPSELSLPTTSGPVSAETKPPTVMAEETFIGGRDSVSQEDWSAENYFGVSKEIPVPTEQHDSERTSKESDVFPESPVKEQKEVQSKLPVCVSANEAPGENGKSGFDEEDEEMTQEKIKSLLENIKLEEGSEEEEMTEERLQAIFCEVQQADKDVSSISGLQSETSGANGKMATSDHRLDTGQELMSSTPGVETERQNGDYQKLQAQARLSQDANDSSSKTNGKARKDSGQEVSSEAVEDRGPNNREEDISEPIVQQDIRKDNESSSDEEETVTTRVYRRRVILKGDQARNIPVETVTGEQFTDEDGNLVTRKVIRKVVRRTAGVEDKGRRKHGKHTWQANRAEQEEEGGPGPLREHTEAGEEEKGIKKEGRQREKMGQS